The following is a genomic window from Bacillus sp. V2I10.
CTGCATTAGCTCCGTTTGTTTTTTTTCCAGCAACTGCAGCAATGTACGGTGTTATTAGTAAATGGGTGGCGGATGACCATGACTTTTCTATCATACGTAGTTATTGGGTGTTATACCGAGAAAATTATAAGAAAAGTCTTGTTGGCGGCGCTATACTTGTTCCTATTTGGGTCATTGGAATTTCTGATGTGTTTTTTCTCTTTAAAAAGAGTTTATTTTTCAGTATTATTCTAATCATTATTTTACTGTTTTTGTTTATTTTAACTACTTATTTTTTTGCTGTAATCGTTCATACTGATTTAAAACTTCTAAAAGCTTTCAAACATTCATTTCTTTTTATGATAATAAATCCATTTAACAGCATCTTTATTGGTTTGCTCAACCTTGCCATTCTCTATTTATGTCTAATGAAGTTTACTGTCTTAATACCGTTTGTAATGGGATCAGGTGTTTCCTATTTTGCTTTTCAGAGCTATTACAGAAAATATATAAGAGTAGAACAATTGAAGGAAGAATAAACGAAAGAAAAGGATTTTGATCTTCATCAAGAAATAGCGAGCCTTTAAGTAACTTAATAGTTAAACTTGAATCGATAGCAGATTATCATTCATTCTATATTATATGTACGTACATGTAGCGAGATAATATCTCTCCTACATGTATTTTTTTTGTGAAAAATCGTTGACATGTACGAACAGGTGTAATAATATTTACTTAAAGAAGCGCTTACAAAACAAAATATTCTATAAATAGTTTTATAGGAACTAACATTATTGTTAAGTAAGTTTCCTTTATCTGCAAACAATTTTTTTGGGGGGATTAATTTGTTTAAGGGATCAAAAAAGAAGCTTGGCAGAATGATGTTATTGGCTATTTTAGTTGTTGTGGTAACTGGGGTTCTAGGTGCATGTAACAAAGATAGTGCCAGTACTGATGAAGGTGAAGTTACCCTTTCATTTATGTTTAGTGGACAACCTCAAGAACAGACAGCATATAAAAATGTTGTGAAAAAGTTTGAAGAATCACATCCTAAAGTTAAAGTAAAAACTGTTGTAACAGCAGGTGATCAATACGATACGAAATTACAAGCTGCAATTGCTGGTAAAAGCGTTCCGGATGTATTTTATTATAATCCTGGTAATTTAAAAGCTTATGTAAACTCAGGTGTTTTAATGGATATTACAGAATTAGTTGAAAATGCTGATGGTGTAGACTTATCTAAAATATGGGAAATTGGTTTGGATAAATACCGCTATGATGGGGAAGTAGCCGGCCAAGGCGCTCTGTATGGACTGCCAAAAGATTTAGGGCCTTTCGCATTTGGTTATAACAAAACAATGTTTGAAGAAGCTGGAATTCCATTACCGGATCCAGACAAACCGTATACAATGGAAGAATTCCTAGAAGTGAATAAGCAGTTAACGAAGGATAAAGATGGTGATGGAAAACTAGACCAATGGGGTACTGGGCTTAATGTTAACTGGTCATTGCAGCCATTTGTATGGAGTAATGGTGCGGATTGGTTAGATGAGACACATACAAAAGTAACGATTGACGATCCAAAATTCATAGAAGCTTTACAATACTTTGCTGACTTACAAAACGTTCATAAAGTAACACCATCTATTGCAGAAGGTCAAACTCTTGATACATACCAAAGATGGATGCAGGGGCAAATAGGTTTCTTCCCGGTTGGTCCTTGGGACATGGGAGCTTATAAAGACTTGAAATTTGAATATGATTTATTGCCATGGCCAGTGGGTTCTACAGGACAGACGAAAGCATGGATTGGTTCACTGGGAATTGGTGTATCAAGTAAAACAGAAAATGCCGAGCTGGCTGCTGAACTTGCCTTATATTTATCAGCTGATGAAGAAGGACAACAAGCATTAGTAGATCAACAAGTACAGTTGCCGAATAACACAGATGTTGCGGCAGCGTGGGCCGCAGACACTTCAATCAAACCAGCTAATAAACAAGAATTCTTGGATATAATTGGGGACTACGGCCGTGACTTGCCAACTAACTTTACTTATACCGGTGAATGGTATGATGAATTCTTTAAAAACATCCAACCTGTTATAGATGGTAAAAAGACTGCGAAAAAATATGTAAAAGAAGCACAGCCGAAAATGCAGGAACTTTTGGAAAAGTCCATTAAACAAGAAGAACAGTCCAAGAATTAATCTGAAATCTAAATCTTAGGTGCTAGAGTTATTGGCTAGCACCATCTTATCTTATTAAACGTTTTAATGGCATGGGTTATCATTTACCCTTTTAAGAGAAACGGGGAGAAAAAATGCAAAAAACGTCTAAGCTTTATCAAAGTGAGCGCAGAAATGCTTATTTATTTATAGCCGCACCTGTTCTAGGATACATTTTATTTATTTTATTGCCTACACTATATTCTTTTTACGGGTCATTTACAAATTGGAATGGTTTAGGACAAATGAACTTTATCGGATTTACAAATTATTTAGACCTTCTAAGTGATGAATCTTTTCATAAAACAATGATTAATACTTTATTTATGATGCTTGGTATTCCATTAGGACTTATTTTAGCTTTATTACTTGCGATGGGATTAAATAGAGCTATATTTGGGACTGAAGTTTTTAGAGTGATTTATTATGTACCTGTTATCTCATCAATTGCTGCAATTTCAATTCTTTGGCAATGGGCCTATAACGGTGATTATGGATTGGTGAACCAATTTTTAAATATTTTTGGAATTGATGGTCCAAGCTGGTTAATGAATAAAGACACTGTAAAACCTGCTTTAATCCTTATGACGGTTTGGAAAGGGCTTGGATATAGCATGCTATTATATTTGGCTGCTCTGCAAAGTGTTCCAAAAACGTATTATGAAGCAGCAATATTAGATGGCGCTAATAGTTTTCAAGTATTCAGACATATTACATTACCGATGGTTAAGCCAGTTACATTTTTTATCGTTGTAACCTCAATTATTGGAGGAGCACAAATTTTCACGGAAATTAATGTTATGACACCAACGGGTGGACCAGAGTTTGCCTCTGCAACTGTGGTATTTTATATTTGGCAGAAGGCTTTCGGGAATTTTGAAATGGGTTATGGATCTGCAATGGCAGTTGTACTTGGTCTCTTTATCTTTATCGTTACTTACATTCAATTTAAAATAAATGAAAAATCATCATTTGAGCTTGATTAACTGTTGGTATAAGTAAATAGAAAGGAGTGAAGGTAATGGAATTGGTTTTAAAGAAAAAAACAGAGACTAAGGTAAAGTATAGATCAGAAAAACAAAGTCGGAGAATGACTGATATTATTATTTTCATTTTGTTGAGTGTTGGGGCTGTTTTTATGGTGGCGCCACTCTTATGGATGTTTTCAACATCCTTTAAAGATATTCAAGAAGTTTATGCACTGCCTCCAGTATGGATTCCAGAGTCATTTAATGCTATTAAGTATATAGAAATTTGGGAAAAGGGTCCATTATTTAGCGGGATTACTAATAGTTTAATAGTGGCGGTTTCAGTTACTGTTATTGGAACATTTACTTCTAGTTTAGCTGCATTTGCATTTGGAAAAATGAATTTCCCATTCAAGAATCAATTATTTCTGTTGTTATTAACAGCTATGATGATTCCTTATCCAGTGGTAATGATACCTCAATTTATGATTTTTTCGCAAATTGGATGGGTTGATACGCTCTTACCGTTAATTGTCCCAGGATTGTTTGGAAATATTATTATGGTTTTCTTCCTGCGACAATATTTAACAAGTATCCCAAACTCAATTATCGAGGCTGCCAAAATCGACGGATGTTCATACTTTAAGATCTTTTACAAAATTATTTTTCCATTAGTGAAACCAGCAGTCGCAGCACAGCTAATCCTGTGGTTTATGGCTATATGGAATGATTATCTCGGACCGATTTTGTACTTGAATTCTCCTGAGAAACAAACATTACAACTTGTTATTGCAAACTTTAACTCTACTTATGCCATACAAAGTGATTATCCATTAATCATGGCTGCATCAGTTGTATCCTTACTTCCAATGTTAATAGTGTTTATCGTTTTCCAAAAACAGATTATCGAATCAGTTGCAATATCAGGAGTAAAAGGATAATGATCGAAGACATGGAATAAGCACGCGAATAGTATAATTATTCAAAATATTAAAACAAATAAATTTGAGGAGTTGTCATAATGAATGAATACAATGTGAAAAATCCGCTAATTGAACAACGAGCAGATCCATTTATTTATAAACATTCAGATGGATACTACTACTTCACTGCTTCAGTACCAGAATATGACCGAATTGAGCTTCGCCGCTCTGAAACTATTCAAGGCTTAACTGACGCAGAAGCAAAAACGATATGGATAAAACATGAGACTGGGATTATGAGTGCTAATATTTGGGCTCCGGAGATTCATTATGTCAATGAAAACTGGTATGTATATTTCGCTGCTGCAAGATCAACTGAAACAAAGGACGGATTATTTGATCACCGCATGTTTGTACTCGAAAATTCTTCTGCTAATCCGTTAGAAGGGGACTGGGTGGAAAAAGGCCAAGTAAAAACGAAATGGGAATCCTTTGCTTTAGATGCAACAACATTTGAACATAAAGGGATTAGATACTATGTTTGGGCGCAAAAAGATCCAGAAATTACCGGTAATTCTAACTTGTATATCGCTGAAATGGAGAACCCATGGACACTCAAAGGTGAACAGGTTTGTATTACAGCCCCTGAATACGATTGGGAAAAGATTGGCTTCTTAGTGAATGAAGGTGCAGCAGTTCTTAAACGAAATGGTCGAATTTTCATTTCATATTCAGCAAGTGCAACTGACTTCAACTATTGTATGGGATTATTAACGGCTGATGAAAACAGTGATTTACTAGATCCGGCATCATGGAAAAAATCCTCTATTCCTGTTTTTACAACGAATGAAGAAACTGCACAATATGGACCAGGTCATAATTGCTTCACTGTTTCTGAAGATGGATCAAAAGATATTCTCGTTTACCACGCGAGAAATTATAAAGAAATTGAAGGTGATCCTTTGTATGATCCAAACCGGCATACACGCGTTCAGGCTATTGAATGGAATGAAGATGGAACACCTAATTTTGGCGTCCCAGCACCAGATACGAAACCTGTTCTTAATAATAAATATTAATTTTGAGGCTGATTCGTTATAGTCAGCCTTTTTTTAACATCAAAAACAGGCAGAAGGTTGAGATTTTATTAAAATAAAAAATCAATTATAGGTATGTCTGCTATCCCGCTTTTACTCATCACAGCTTTTGCCATTATGAACTACGATCAAAAGTTGAAAACACTTCTTGCATCTCACTGCCATTCTTCACCTGCAAAAACACCAATTGAACAAATTAACGCTTGTATTCTTCATGATGAGGCAAAATGGTCAACCAATAATACTCATGATGCTGAAATCATACTTGTTGTTGATTGGTATTACACATTTTCGATTATAAAGTAGCAGGCACACCTCTGCCAGGTATACAAATTATGATCAATTGAACATTTGTTGGCCGTGCCTTAAATCAAGTGGAAGACTAAATGAAAGAGGATGAAGACGAAGATGATTTTTCCGAAAGAACCAATTAAATATGACTTGTATGATCAGTTAATTGCTGCGCAAGAAGAATTATGGACTATTCATAATGTTCATGATCCAGCTCTAATAAAAGACGGAGATACTTACTATGTTTTCTCGACTGATGCAATGGTTGGAGGAGAACTGTCAGGCGGCATTCAAGTGCGAAAATCGAAGGATTTAATTGAATGGCAATGGGTAGGTCATGCATTTGAACATATTCCTGAGGAAGCATTTGCATGGACAGGTGCGAAAGGGCTGTGGGCACCGGATGTAACAAAATATGGTGATACTTACTATTTATATTATGCAGCATCGCAATTTGGAAAAAATCAATCTTTTATTGGAGTTGCAACTAGCAAGCATATC
Proteins encoded in this region:
- a CDS encoding carbohydrate ABC transporter permease translates to MTDIIIFILLSVGAVFMVAPLLWMFSTSFKDIQEVYALPPVWIPESFNAIKYIEIWEKGPLFSGITNSLIVAVSVTVIGTFTSSLAAFAFGKMNFPFKNQLFLLLLTAMMIPYPVVMIPQFMIFSQIGWVDTLLPLIVPGLFGNIIMVFFLRQYLTSIPNSIIEAAKIDGCSYFKIFYKIIFPLVKPAVAAQLILWFMAIWNDYLGPILYLNSPEKQTLQLVIANFNSTYAIQSDYPLIMAASVVSLLPMLIVFIVFQKQIIESVAISGVKG
- a CDS encoding sugar ABC transporter substrate-binding protein; this translates as MMLLAILVVVVTGVLGACNKDSASTDEGEVTLSFMFSGQPQEQTAYKNVVKKFEESHPKVKVKTVVTAGDQYDTKLQAAIAGKSVPDVFYYNPGNLKAYVNSGVLMDITELVENADGVDLSKIWEIGLDKYRYDGEVAGQGALYGLPKDLGPFAFGYNKTMFEEAGIPLPDPDKPYTMEEFLEVNKQLTKDKDGDGKLDQWGTGLNVNWSLQPFVWSNGADWLDETHTKVTIDDPKFIEALQYFADLQNVHKVTPSIAEGQTLDTYQRWMQGQIGFFPVGPWDMGAYKDLKFEYDLLPWPVGSTGQTKAWIGSLGIGVSSKTENAELAAELALYLSADEEGQQALVDQQVQLPNNTDVAAAWAADTSIKPANKQEFLDIIGDYGRDLPTNFTYTGEWYDEFFKNIQPVIDGKKTAKKYVKEAQPKMQELLEKSIKQEEQSKN
- a CDS encoding family 43 glycosylhydrolase, whose translation is MNEYNVKNPLIEQRADPFIYKHSDGYYYFTASVPEYDRIELRRSETIQGLTDAEAKTIWIKHETGIMSANIWAPEIHYVNENWYVYFAAARSTETKDGLFDHRMFVLENSSANPLEGDWVEKGQVKTKWESFALDATTFEHKGIRYYVWAQKDPEITGNSNLYIAEMENPWTLKGEQVCITAPEYDWEKIGFLVNEGAAVLKRNGRIFISYSASATDFNYCMGLLTADENSDLLDPASWKKSSIPVFTTNEETAQYGPGHNCFTVSEDGSKDILVYHARNYKEIEGDPLYDPNRHTRVQAIEWNEDGTPNFGVPAPDTKPVLNNKY
- a CDS encoding YesL family protein — translated: MQTTSIFEGIFKLLEWFTRFSLTNLLWIFFNLPISFLVATISFSNDKSLIVSTLFIIAALAPFVFFPATAAMYGVISKWVADDHDFSIIRSYWVLYRENYKKSLVGGAILVPIWVIGISDVFFLFKKSLFFSIILIIILLFLFILTTYFFAVIVHTDLKLLKAFKHSFLFMIINPFNSIFIGLLNLAILYLCLMKFTVLIPFVMGSGVSYFAFQSYYRKYIRVEQLKEE
- a CDS encoding carbohydrate ABC transporter permease: MQKTSKLYQSERRNAYLFIAAPVLGYILFILLPTLYSFYGSFTNWNGLGQMNFIGFTNYLDLLSDESFHKTMINTLFMMLGIPLGLILALLLAMGLNRAIFGTEVFRVIYYVPVISSIAAISILWQWAYNGDYGLVNQFLNIFGIDGPSWLMNKDTVKPALILMTVWKGLGYSMLLYLAALQSVPKTYYEAAILDGANSFQVFRHITLPMVKPVTFFIVVTSIIGGAQIFTEINVMTPTGGPEFASATVVFYIWQKAFGNFEMGYGSAMAVVLGLFIFIVTYIQFKINEKSSFELD